In Macrobrachium rosenbergii isolate ZJJX-2024 chromosome 6, ASM4041242v1, whole genome shotgun sequence, a genomic segment contains:
- the LOC136839683 gene encoding cuticle protein 7-like — translation MIAKRIICKESAKVLYLTERTPYNFRDISSSIVFHSRQVCFLLVLVAVVFGAPSRPHYGYAPPPSYEEPTTYDFNYAVKDDYSGNDFGHEEARDGYDTQGSYYVLLPDGRLQKVSYNVNGDSGFVAEVTYEGEAQYPEYHPAPSYG, via the exons ATGATCGCTAAG AGAATTATTTGCAAGGAATCTGCGAAAGTCTTGTACCTGACTGAGAGAACGCCGTATAATTTCCGAGACATTTCCTCATCAATCGTGTTCCATTCCCGTCAGGTTTGCTTCCTCTTGGTCCTCGTGGCTGTCGTCTTTGGTGCCCCTTCCCGCCCACACTATGGATACGCCCCTCCTCCTTCGTATGAG GAACCAACCACGTACGACTTCAACTACGCCGTGAAGGACGACTACTCCGGCAACGACTTCGGCCACGAAGAGGCCCGAGATGGCTACGACACtcagggatcctactacgtccTCCTCCCCGACGGTCGCCTGCAGAAGGTGTCCTACAACGTCAACGGAGACTCAGGATTTGTGGCTGAAGTCACTTACGAGGGAGAGGCTCAGTACCCAGAGTACCACCCGGCGCCTTCTTATGGTTAA
- the LOC136839578 gene encoding pro-resilin-like has protein sequence MITKVCFLLVLVAVVFGAPSRPHYGYAPPSYEEPSTYDFNYAVKDDYSGNDFGHEETRDGYDTQGSYYVLLPDGRLQKVSYNVNGDSGFVAEVTYEGEAQYPEYHPAPSYG, from the exons ATGATCACTAAG GTTTGCTTCCTCTTGGTCCTCGTGGCTGTCGTCTTTGGTGCCCCTTCCCGCCCACACTATGGATACGCCCCTCCTTCGTATGAG GAGCCATCCACGTACGACTTCAACTACGCCGTGAAGGACGACTACTCCGGCAACGACTTCGGCCACGAAGAGACCCGAGATGGCTACGACACtcagggatcctactacgtccTCCTCCCCGACGGTCGCCTGCAGAAGGTGTCCTACAACGTCAACGGAGACTCAGGATTTGTGGCTGAAGTCACTTACGAGGGAGAGGCTCAGTACCCAGAGTACCACCCGGCGCCTTCTTATGGTTAA